A single Pseudoalteromonas rubra DNA region contains:
- a CDS encoding M6 family metalloprotease domain-containing protein — MKTLQSLFAFGALGVAALAQAAIPYNNTPYEFTQPDGQVISLFLQGNDYYAEQRTADGRLVIYDETLKGMAYAKVSNDGTELVSTEILVGSQSNISAKTVSESQAGLTDAARAAQVEKMRARMLGSHEAFHTSMLETQSVEEISGQVKGLTIIIDFPDERGTISKAQVERFLNDLNYNEFGNAQSVRGYFRSVSGNKLDYTNTVTQYYTAKKTKAYYADSSLSSTVRSQELINEALQWLEYQQGFDFSQLTTNSSKQIRGLNIFYAGNSDSAWSKGLWPHMARLSPRFCADGVCSDRYQITDMRASLAIGTFVHESGHLITNWPDLYDYDGSSEGSVASFGVMGYGAIGTTNRYKPTPPVAHFRAIAGWDTVTELNPAINSNAPSGRLSHTSHSGTSYKWTNPANSNEAFYIEAIHKSGQNSEQLDQGLAVWHVDSRGSNSNEWYPYIQMEHGDGNRDPEYKRNRGDGSDLFDVAGEFTHALPNSQTSRGTNALWWNGSDSGLRITNISDPAQTISFTIESEAQPDPDTYTGTLSDKQSVIEPNGSWFQYGGGTIALTLSGPASADFDLKIEKWLSGRWQQVAISETPTSTESINYTASSGYYRFIVYSYSGAGSYTLRVSK; from the coding sequence ATGAAAACACTACAATCATTGTTTGCCTTTGGTGCACTGGGCGTTGCTGCACTTGCCCAGGCAGCAATACCCTATAACAATACACCTTACGAATTCACTCAGCCTGACGGTCAGGTGATTAGCTTGTTTCTGCAAGGTAATGATTATTATGCAGAGCAAAGGACCGCAGACGGCCGTTTGGTGATCTACGATGAAACGTTAAAAGGGATGGCTTATGCAAAGGTCAGTAATGACGGCACTGAGCTGGTATCTACCGAAATACTGGTTGGCAGTCAGAGTAACATATCGGCAAAAACAGTCAGTGAGTCTCAGGCTGGGCTGACGGATGCCGCCAGAGCTGCGCAGGTTGAGAAAATGCGCGCACGTATGCTCGGAAGCCATGAGGCGTTTCACACTTCGATGCTTGAGACTCAAAGTGTTGAGGAGATCAGTGGCCAGGTAAAAGGGTTGACGATTATCATCGATTTTCCGGATGAGCGGGGAACGATTTCAAAAGCTCAGGTCGAGCGCTTTTTGAATGATCTTAATTATAACGAGTTTGGTAATGCGCAGTCGGTCCGTGGCTACTTTCGCTCAGTATCCGGCAATAAACTGGATTACACGAATACAGTCACTCAGTATTACACGGCAAAAAAGACCAAAGCATATTATGCCGATTCCAGCCTCAGCTCAACGGTGCGTTCTCAGGAGCTCATCAATGAGGCATTACAATGGCTGGAGTATCAGCAGGGATTTGATTTCTCTCAGTTAACGACAAACAGTAGTAAACAGATCCGTGGCCTCAATATCTTTTATGCCGGTAACTCAGACAGTGCCTGGTCTAAAGGGTTATGGCCGCATATGGCGAGGCTTAGCCCACGTTTTTGCGCTGATGGGGTATGCTCCGATCGCTATCAAATCACAGATATGCGCGCCAGTCTGGCAATTGGTACGTTTGTCCACGAGTCTGGGCACCTGATCACTAACTGGCCTGATCTTTATGACTACGATGGTAGCTCCGAAGGCTCTGTCGCCAGTTTTGGTGTGATGGGCTACGGCGCGATCGGGACTACGAATCGTTACAAGCCGACGCCACCAGTGGCACATTTCCGGGCCATTGCTGGCTGGGACACAGTCACAGAGCTAAACCCGGCCATTAACTCGAATGCACCATCAGGCCGATTAAGCCATACCTCGCACAGCGGTACTTCATATAAATGGACCAACCCGGCAAACAGCAATGAAGCCTTTTATATCGAAGCCATCCATAAGTCAGGTCAGAATTCTGAGCAACTCGATCAGGGCTTAGCTGTCTGGCACGTCGACAGTCGTGGCAGCAATTCCAATGAGTGGTATCCGTATATTCAGATGGAACATGGCGATGGTAATCGGGACCCGGAATACAAGCGCAATCGCGGTGACGGGAGCGATTTGTTCGATGTGGCCGGAGAGTTTACCCATGCTTTACCTAACTCTCAAACGTCTCGCGGTACCAATGCACTGTGGTGGAATGGCAGCGATTCGGGGCTCAGAATTACCAATATTTCAGATCCGGCACAAACCATCTCTTTTACCATTGAATCTGAGGCTCAGCCAGATCCGGACACCTATACCGGGACTCTGAGCGACAAGCAAAGTGTGATAGAGCCAAATGGTAGCTGGTTTCAGTATGGCGGTGGCACCATTGCGCTGACCCTGAGCGGACCGGCAAGTGCTGACTTCGATTTGAAAATAGAGAAGTGGCTGAGTGGCAGATGGCAACAGGTGGCCATATCCGAGACACCAACGTCTACTGAGTCCATCAACTACACTGCCTCATCGGGTTATTATCGATTTATTGTGTATTCCTACTCTGGCGCTGGCAGTTATACGTTGCGTGTGAGTAAATAA
- a CDS encoding TonB-dependent receptor domain-containing protein, which yields MLLCPVLAVAETQTNTPVKDQSAIETIAVTGTRIKRSIQSDSASPISSTELSDLTDIGANNIRDLIEVLPFNAGSQNNSDNLSQNFTVGTSNVNLRGLGVSSTLVLLNGIRQVTSAVVTDQGASFVDTASLVPTLAIKRVEILKDGASAIYGSDAVAGVVNFITRDDLEGTELQYEYRTRWSDGDQDDTKIDFAHGGYVGDTGHMLFAVSFLERSSLLLDEVDWLQPATSSFGNPGSFVIPSMADENNPNGLTVADPNCVANGGIFSEGSNGNSFCLFDFGPQITAVPNEDRLQAYARATWDWSDTTRLWAEFGYARNKITREVSPSFPVLNAPSVLASHPDNPYGEDIFFRGRPYGVGKPTEINYYDHTTSRFAFGGDGELTEGIYWQFSFVAAANDAILNPRDVITDNFQAALHGFGGIKCSGTTAAEAGQGECYYFNPFDPQDPDNELLRDFIIGDYLGDAESEMRVYEAVITGESLFDVGGGDVGYALGLQYRDESINNVYDSFTQQDSFAFLIGNQNFYGERDVKALFAEVLVPLTLDLEIGAAVRYEDYGEFGGDTTNPKVSFLWLANDLFSFRGTYSTSFRAPSVHQLQGVQTNFANITDPEDGSTTFGGNRTVGDPDLVPETSQAVNLGLSFSLDELAVDLDYWDFSFEDVLTRESHQAVVNANPNDPTRVIRTSAGTISIVNTKFINAEAIDTSGLDISATTIYRTDLGDFRPQLKASYLLSYDLMDASGNTSDGLGKLNRNTVGNPAPRLRGSIGMNWSDGEHSANIYLRHVASYENDVSGESISSFNTIDLQYSVNLGEVVREDSETRLIAGIVNTTDEDPPYVAIAGSYDPRTGDPRGRRAYIKIQLSF from the coding sequence ATGCTACTCTGTCCAGTGTTGGCTGTCGCTGAAACACAGACCAACACACCTGTTAAAGATCAAAGTGCTATTGAAACGATTGCAGTAACAGGAACGCGGATCAAGCGTTCTATACAATCTGACAGCGCTTCTCCGATATCGAGCACGGAACTGAGTGACCTGACCGATATCGGCGCGAACAACATCAGAGACCTGATTGAAGTTTTGCCTTTTAATGCCGGGTCTCAGAACAATTCAGACAACTTGTCGCAAAACTTCACAGTGGGAACCTCAAACGTCAACCTTCGGGGCTTGGGGGTCTCTTCAACTTTGGTACTACTCAATGGGATCCGGCAAGTTACGTCAGCGGTAGTGACCGATCAGGGCGCCAGTTTTGTTGATACTGCCTCATTGGTCCCGACGCTGGCGATTAAACGGGTCGAAATATTAAAAGATGGGGCTTCTGCCATTTATGGATCGGATGCGGTCGCGGGGGTAGTCAACTTTATTACCCGGGATGACCTGGAAGGCACTGAGCTACAATACGAGTACCGAACCCGCTGGAGCGATGGCGATCAGGATGACACCAAAATTGATTTTGCCCATGGCGGATATGTCGGTGATACTGGGCATATGTTATTTGCGGTCAGTTTTCTGGAGCGCTCAAGCTTGTTGCTTGATGAGGTCGACTGGCTACAGCCGGCAACCAGTAGCTTTGGTAACCCGGGCAGCTTTGTTATTCCGTCGATGGCTGATGAAAATAACCCCAATGGCTTAACGGTTGCGGATCCAAATTGTGTGGCCAATGGGGGGATCTTTTCCGAAGGGAGCAATGGCAACTCGTTTTGTCTGTTTGATTTCGGCCCGCAAATCACGGCGGTTCCAAATGAAGACCGACTACAGGCTTATGCCCGGGCTACCTGGGACTGGAGCGATACAACACGTTTGTGGGCTGAATTTGGCTATGCCAGAAACAAAATTACCCGTGAGGTTTCACCGAGTTTTCCGGTATTGAATGCGCCTAGTGTGCTTGCCAGTCACCCGGATAACCCCTATGGCGAAGATATCTTTTTTCGCGGCCGCCCCTATGGCGTAGGCAAACCAACCGAAATTAACTACTACGATCACACGACGTCTCGGTTTGCGTTTGGTGGTGATGGCGAGTTAACCGAAGGGATATATTGGCAGTTCTCATTTGTTGCAGCAGCGAATGACGCCATATTGAACCCCAGAGATGTCATTACCGATAATTTTCAAGCTGCTTTGCATGGTTTCGGTGGAATAAAATGCAGTGGCACCACCGCTGCTGAGGCTGGACAAGGGGAGTGTTATTACTTCAACCCCTTTGACCCTCAAGACCCTGATAATGAGCTGCTGAGAGACTTCATCATCGGTGACTACCTGGGCGATGCAGAGTCTGAAATGCGCGTTTACGAAGCCGTGATAACGGGAGAGTCCCTGTTTGATGTGGGTGGGGGAGATGTTGGCTATGCGCTCGGCCTTCAATACCGGGATGAGTCTATCAATAATGTCTATGATTCCTTTACCCAGCAAGACAGCTTTGCCTTTTTGATTGGTAATCAGAATTTTTACGGTGAGCGTGATGTGAAAGCCCTGTTTGCTGAGGTATTGGTGCCCCTGACCCTGGATTTGGAAATTGGTGCGGCGGTGCGATATGAGGACTATGGTGAGTTTGGTGGCGATACGACCAATCCAAAAGTGTCTTTCCTCTGGCTTGCTAATGACCTGTTTTCGTTCCGTGGTACCTACAGTACATCTTTCAGAGCCCCTTCTGTTCACCAGTTACAAGGGGTACAAACCAACTTTGCCAACATCACAGATCCGGAGGATGGCTCCACAACCTTTGGTGGTAACCGAACTGTGGGTGACCCGGATCTGGTGCCGGAAACCTCACAAGCCGTTAATCTGGGTTTATCCTTCTCTTTGGACGAGCTTGCTGTTGATTTAGATTACTGGGACTTTTCTTTTGAAGATGTGCTTACTCGTGAGAGCCATCAGGCCGTGGTGAATGCGAATCCGAATGATCCGACTCGAGTGATCCGTACGTCAGCGGGCACCATTTCAATCGTGAATACCAAGTTTATTAATGCAGAAGCGATTGATACCTCCGGGCTGGATATCAGCGCAACGACCATTTATCGCACGGATCTTGGTGATTTTAGGCCACAACTGAAGGCCTCTTATCTGCTGAGCTACGATTTAATGGACGCATCCGGCAATACCAGTGATGGACTGGGTAAACTCAACCGTAATACGGTCGGCAATCCGGCGCCGCGGTTACGTGGCAGCATAGGTATGAACTGGTCGGACGGAGAGCACAGTGCAAATATCTATCTTCGTCATGTTGCCAGCTATGAAAATGACGTAAGTGGTGAATCTATCAGCTCTTTCAACACCATTGATCTGCAATACAGTGTCAATCTAGGTGAAGTGGTCAGAGAGGACTCAGAAACTCGGCTCATTGCAGGCATAGTTAATACAACCGATGAAGATCCGCCTTATGTGGCCATTGCCGGCAGTTATGACCCCAGAACGGGCGATCCGCGGGGGCGCCGGGCCTATATAAAAATCCAGCTGAGCTTTTGA